The following coding sequences lie in one Pseudomonas svalbardensis genomic window:
- a CDS encoding L,D-transpeptidase family protein, with product MGQLTRLFVISRIFFMGFLISGAANAETSPIEAASPVISGTGAAPDDYVAQTIQAALEPLSSSFPPLLTSRGHQRVDPGRVVMDFYMHRGYRSAWANDSDVIQLLKSLSETQADGLDPADFHIDELTKARASMQAAEPTVAQRAAFDIAATRTFITALLQLRRGKVDPSRLDIHWNFDPVGADPRGDMNNLFVALDAHDVARAFAEAPPQEAVYRSLRVGLAQLRKVRDAGGWPKIAEGQALKPGMDDASVAQLRARLVVGGYLAPSKKQRTDYDDNVTAAVKKYQTEQYLGADGVAGAATLAALNVPVEARIDQVRVNMERARWLLYKLQGTFVIVDIAGYKVALYRDGKAIWRSRVQVGKPFRSTPVFQSEITYVTFNPTWTVPPTILVKDMLPKIQRDPGYLAANRIRALDREGNVLDPSTVDWDNARGITLRQDAGPDNSLGQVVIRFPNDYSIYLHDTPHRELFAQSRRATSSGCIRVEKPLQLVELLFNDPVRWSSAGIQAQLANGKTENIRLPVKVPVLLAYWTVDLSNDGRVMFKPDVYGYDSAVLRGLNLPSELPVQDVRRAGTSAVAAGQNRQWP from the coding sequence ATGGGGCAGTTAACAAGGTTATTCGTCATAAGCCGCATCTTTTTTATGGGCTTTCTGATCAGCGGCGCAGCGAATGCTGAAACTTCGCCGATTGAGGCGGCATCTCCAGTCATTAGCGGAACTGGCGCAGCGCCTGACGATTACGTCGCTCAAACGATTCAGGCGGCACTGGAGCCCTTGAGTTCATCGTTTCCACCCTTGCTCACTTCCCGTGGTCATCAACGGGTGGATCCGGGTCGCGTGGTCATGGATTTTTACATGCATCGGGGTTATCGATCGGCCTGGGCGAATGACAGCGATGTCATCCAGTTGTTGAAAAGCCTGAGCGAGACCCAGGCCGATGGGTTGGACCCTGCGGACTTTCATATTGATGAGTTGACGAAGGCCAGAGCATCGATGCAGGCAGCAGAGCCGACGGTGGCGCAACGGGCGGCGTTCGATATCGCGGCCACCCGCACCTTTATCACGGCGCTGCTGCAGTTGCGGCGCGGCAAGGTTGACCCTTCACGTCTGGACATCCATTGGAATTTCGACCCTGTCGGTGCCGATCCTCGTGGAGACATGAATAACTTGTTCGTTGCGCTCGATGCTCATGACGTGGCGCGCGCTTTCGCCGAAGCGCCACCACAAGAGGCGGTTTACCGCAGCCTGCGCGTGGGCCTGGCGCAACTGCGCAAGGTTCGGGACGCTGGCGGCTGGCCGAAGATAGCCGAAGGCCAAGCGCTCAAGCCAGGCATGGATGACGCCTCTGTCGCGCAGTTGCGAGCACGGTTAGTGGTGGGGGGGTATCTGGCCCCATCAAAGAAGCAACGCACTGATTACGACGACAACGTCACCGCGGCGGTGAAAAAGTATCAGACCGAGCAATACCTGGGGGCGGATGGCGTGGCGGGGGCCGCGACACTGGCTGCGTTGAATGTGCCCGTAGAGGCGCGGATAGACCAGGTTCGGGTGAACATGGAGCGCGCGCGTTGGTTGCTGTACAAACTTCAGGGCACTTTTGTCATCGTTGATATTGCGGGTTACAAGGTGGCGCTTTATCGCGACGGTAAGGCGATATGGCGTTCCCGGGTTCAGGTCGGTAAGCCGTTCCGCAGTACGCCGGTGTTTCAATCCGAGATTACTTACGTGACGTTCAACCCCACCTGGACCGTGCCACCGACGATCCTCGTCAAAGACATGTTGCCGAAGATTCAACGAGATCCTGGCTACCTTGCCGCCAACCGTATAAGAGCGCTTGATCGAGAGGGGAATGTGCTCGATCCGTCGACCGTCGACTGGGATAACGCGCGCGGTATCACGCTGCGACAGGATGCCGGGCCGGATAATTCGCTGGGGCAGGTGGTCATTCGGTTTCCCAATGACTATTCGATTTACCTCCACGACACGCCGCATCGCGAGTTGTTTGCGCAATCACGCCGTGCCACCAGTTCAGGCTGCATACGAGTGGAGAAGCCACTGCAGTTAGTAGAGCTACTGTTCAACGACCCGGTTCGTTGGAGCAGTGCCGGGATACAGGCCCAGTTGGCGAACGGCAAGACCGAAAACATCAGACTTCCCGTCAAGGTGCCGGTGCTGTTGGCTTACTGGACGGTGGACCTGAGCAATGATGGTCGAGTGATGTTTAAACCCGATGTCTACGGGTACGATTCCGCAGTACTTCGGGGGTTGAATCTGCCTTCGGAACTGCCCGTTCAGGATGTGCGACGAGCAGGAACTTCCGCTGTGGCGGCGGGGCAAAACCGGCAATGGCCGTGA
- a CDS encoding murein L,D-transpeptidase catalytic domain family protein — MALDRFGFLFTALLLTSVSVPAAYADSLAAALLKAAPGANAKVIGLAVRATQCSLAQGKAPVQRLAVIDYSLPSTEQRLWVFDLKKRKLLFHELVAHGRNSGENMAVKFSNQNESFATSLGLYRTQSSYVGQNGYSLRMEGLEPGFNDNAFERAIVIHGAPYVSPVLARTNGRIGRSLGCPAVRPAIAHKLIDSMKDGQLLFSYYPDQRWLKSSSYINCGGGTVADASRPNKSS; from the coding sequence ATGGCGCTAGACCGCTTTGGTTTCCTATTCACGGCCCTGCTGCTGACGTCAGTTTCGGTACCGGCAGCCTACGCCGATTCGCTTGCAGCCGCGCTGCTCAAAGCAGCACCGGGCGCCAACGCCAAAGTCATCGGACTGGCCGTACGCGCTACCCAGTGCAGCTTGGCCCAAGGTAAAGCACCTGTCCAAAGACTTGCTGTTATCGACTACTCACTGCCTTCGACCGAACAACGGTTGTGGGTGTTCGATCTGAAGAAACGTAAATTACTGTTCCACGAACTGGTCGCCCACGGTCGCAACAGCGGCGAGAACATGGCGGTCAAGTTCTCCAACCAGAATGAAAGCTTTGCCACCAGCCTCGGTTTGTACCGCACCCAGTCGAGCTATGTCGGCCAGAACGGTTATTCCTTGCGCATGGAAGGTCTGGAGCCGGGTTTCAACGACAACGCATTTGAACGGGCGATCGTTATTCACGGGGCGCCCTATGTCAGTCCGGTTCTTGCCCGAACCAATGGCCGGATTGGTAGAAGCCTGGGCTGTCCGGCTGTGCGGCCGGCGATTGCGCATAAGTTGATTGATTCGATGAAGGATGGGCAGTTGTTGTTTTCTTATTATCCGGATCAACGCTGGTTGAAGTCGTCTTCGTATATCAATTGCGGTGGCGGCACTGTGGCTGATGCGTCCAGGCCCAATAAAAGCTCTTGA
- a CDS encoding LysR family transcriptional regulator, with protein MLDLELLKTFVCVVDEGSFTRAAERVHRTQSTVSQQIRKLEELVGHSLLLRDRTGQNVSVTEHGELLIHYARRLLALSSEAVEALASDLDLEILRIGVPEDFDARRLAVILAGFNRARPEARLETISGMSTDLKQKLSAGTVDIALIKREPDSGPCWAAWPEVLVWVKGAGVDSANGVLPLALFPQGCIYRQRAIRLLDVAQRPWRVAFGSHSLTGIQAAVASGLGVSVLPASAVLPEHSVCTDLPELPPTELALISREGALTGLQRALVEFLREELGQT; from the coding sequence ATGCTCGACCTCGAATTGCTCAAGACCTTCGTCTGCGTGGTCGACGAAGGCAGCTTTACCCGCGCCGCCGAGCGTGTGCATCGGACCCAATCCACGGTGAGCCAACAGATTCGTAAACTCGAAGAACTGGTCGGGCATTCGCTGTTGCTGCGTGATCGGACCGGGCAGAACGTCAGTGTCACTGAGCATGGCGAACTGCTGATTCACTATGCCCGGCGCTTGCTGGCGTTGTCCTCTGAAGCGGTTGAAGCGTTGGCCAGCGACCTCGATCTGGAAATTTTGCGCATTGGTGTACCGGAGGATTTCGACGCTCGGCGCCTGGCGGTCATTCTCGCCGGCTTCAACCGGGCCAGACCTGAAGCGCGCCTGGAAACCATCAGTGGCATGAGCACCGATCTCAAACAGAAACTGAGCGCGGGCACCGTAGACATTGCGCTGATCAAGCGCGAACCGGACAGCGGGCCGTGCTGGGCAGCCTGGCCGGAAGTGTTGGTGTGGGTCAAAGGTGCAGGCGTGGATTCAGCCAACGGGGTATTGCCATTGGCGCTGTTCCCGCAGGGCTGCATTTACCGCCAACGGGCCATCCGCCTGCTGGATGTGGCTCAGCGTCCCTGGCGGGTTGCGTTTGGCAGTCATAGCCTGACAGGCATTCAAGCCGCGGTGGCTTCAGGTCTGGGCGTGTCGGTGCTGCCCGCTTCGGCGGTATTGCCTGAGCACAGCGTGTGCACCGACCTGCCCGAACTGCCGCCGACGGAGTTGGCGTTGATCAGCCGCGAGGGAGCGCTGACCGGGTTGCAGCGGGCTTTGGTGGAGTTTTTGCGCGAGGAACTGGGCCAGACATAA
- a CDS encoding lipopolysaccharide biosynthesis protein, which produces MDVAQKNSSLITGMLHAHDLDECRNIQKGAVFIIASGASAKDFPQERFADVPMITMNGAISMFSRTGIKPFFYACTDQGFSQQQPELFSQAMRISQRVALWQEHIWHTTVAPEGELYLLGRAPKLSWTDLVFRADKELVRNRKLGNGRNRTLGFSKNLKRGFFDARTVAYLALQIAYHVGFTKVFLVGVDLNQSINRFYEGGDAFASPCMLDQHFYTRILPSFEILSKYVVDEDFQVYNLSSSSRIPGELIPRVTLDEIDKLI; this is translated from the coding sequence ATGGATGTTGCGCAAAAAAACTCGTCACTCATCACCGGTATGCTTCATGCGCATGACCTCGATGAGTGCCGCAACATCCAAAAAGGTGCTGTGTTTATCATTGCCTCGGGGGCGTCCGCTAAAGATTTTCCGCAGGAAAGGTTTGCAGACGTTCCGATGATCACGATGAATGGTGCCATCTCCATGTTCTCCAGGACAGGTATCAAGCCGTTCTTTTATGCCTGTACGGATCAAGGCTTTTCCCAACAGCAACCCGAACTGTTTTCACAGGCCATGCGTATTAGTCAGCGGGTTGCACTGTGGCAAGAGCACATCTGGCATACGACGGTAGCGCCTGAGGGCGAACTGTATTTACTCGGCCGAGCACCCAAGCTCTCCTGGACGGACCTGGTTTTCAGGGCGGATAAAGAACTCGTCAGAAATCGCAAACTCGGAAATGGCCGCAATAGAACCCTTGGTTTCAGCAAGAATCTTAAACGCGGTTTTTTTGATGCCCGTACGGTGGCTTATCTGGCGTTACAGATTGCCTATCACGTGGGGTTTACCAAGGTGTTTTTGGTCGGCGTCGACTTGAATCAATCTATAAACCGTTTTTACGAAGGGGGTGATGCGTTCGCCTCACCCTGCATGCTCGATCAGCATTTTTATACGAGAATCCTGCCGTCGTTCGAGATCTTGTCGAAGTACGTCGTGGATGAAGATTTTCAGGTCTACAACTTGTCCAGTTCCTCAAGGATTCCGGGTGAACTCATTCCCCGGGTGACGCTGGATGAGATCGACAAATTGATCTAA
- a CDS encoding DUF7079 family protein, which yields MTPEQKASVRIALAEAFVDNPVDYAYIAEQIRPYDLEAVKDILYAEVAPVCFWNLEVAVPPIWTGFKDDWLLSEIEKTLNARASSPVRRTFAKVKIAWLRYSYGYVWKEIREYL from the coding sequence TTGACCCCGGAACAGAAAGCAAGTGTACGCATAGCACTGGCTGAGGCGTTTGTAGACAATCCGGTCGACTACGCCTACATCGCCGAGCAAATTCGGCCATACGACTTAGAAGCCGTGAAAGACATCCTTTACGCAGAAGTCGCACCGGTCTGTTTCTGGAACCTGGAAGTGGCCGTCCCACCCATCTGGACGGGTTTCAAGGATGACTGGCTACTGAGTGAAATCGAAAAAACATTGAACGCACGAGCGTCGAGTCCGGTTCGTCGCACCTTCGCGAAAGTGAAAATCGCTTGGCTGCGCTACAGCTACGGATATGTCTGGAAGGAAATTCGGGAGTATTTATAA